The following are encoded in a window of Haloarcula hispanica ATCC 33960 genomic DNA:
- a CDS encoding heavy metal translocating P-type ATPase, giving the protein MTVTESPPLSTCTIQIERRGGRGEGGARALERYLGDTPGVHDVDVSFRTGNVRITYDESVTSGVQLREAVRDRNVSIENERDTAPDEVTTRSELSQEAVFVGLTLLGMVTGLATGWLNGPPLLMWGGYGVAYVFGGWYGLKGAIETLRHRAVDIDLLMIVAALGALSIGAPFEGAMLLFLFSLSNTLQHYAIGRSRRAIKSLVEMRPDEAQVLRDGEEVTVPIDDVDVGDVFVVRPGDKIALDGVVTSGEGTVDQASLTGESVPVPKEPDDEVFGGTINESGSLEIEVTRQAHESAISRLITMVEEAQSEKAPTQRLIDQLEQPYVLGVFGLTIAAIAIPLALGSEFTGTFYRAMTLMVAASPCAVIISTPAAVLSAIASGGRQGVLFKGGEHVETAANIDAVAFDKTGTLTQGDTQLTDVFVRDSAGDETLTEDSLLSLAAAVQARSEHHLARATVAAADERSLDTPDAARFQSVAGKGVRADVGEETIHIGNRSYFQTVLGDESVDGLKPGLSRLETLEEEGKTSVLVARESHVDISVLGWLAFTDTVRPDAAEMIDKLRSLGVEHIVMLTGDNERVAQRIADEVGIDEVQAELLPEEKVATIEELVEQHENVAMVGDGVNDAPALATATLGIAMGGAGTDVALDTADVVLMGDDLSKIPYVLGLGRRTRRTLTINLAIAFGAIALMVGTILLRGIPLPLAVVGHEGSTVLVSLNGLRLLGFRG; this is encoded by the coding sequence GTGACCGTTACTGAGTCGCCTCCGCTATCGACCTGTACCATCCAGATCGAACGACGAGGCGGTCGCGGCGAAGGGGGTGCGCGCGCTCTCGAACGCTACCTTGGAGACACACCCGGTGTCCACGATGTCGACGTCTCGTTCCGAACGGGGAACGTTCGAATCACCTACGACGAGAGCGTCACCTCGGGGGTGCAACTTCGAGAAGCGGTCCGCGACCGCAACGTCTCGATCGAGAACGAGCGCGACACGGCCCCCGACGAGGTGACCACACGCTCGGAACTCAGTCAGGAGGCCGTATTTGTCGGTCTAACCTTGCTCGGGATGGTAACCGGCCTCGCGACAGGATGGCTTAATGGCCCGCCACTCCTCATGTGGGGCGGCTACGGCGTCGCGTACGTCTTCGGCGGGTGGTACGGACTCAAAGGGGCCATCGAGACGCTCCGCCACCGTGCGGTCGACATCGACCTGTTGATGATCGTCGCCGCGCTCGGGGCGCTCTCGATCGGAGCACCCTTCGAGGGTGCGATGCTTCTCTTCCTGTTCTCGCTGTCGAACACGCTCCAACACTACGCAATCGGCCGCTCGCGGCGGGCGATCAAGTCGCTCGTCGAGATGCGACCGGACGAAGCGCAGGTCCTTCGTGACGGTGAGGAGGTCACAGTACCCATCGATGACGTCGATGTCGGTGACGTGTTCGTCGTCCGCCCCGGTGACAAGATTGCACTCGACGGCGTCGTCACGTCCGGCGAGGGAACGGTCGACCAGGCCTCGCTCACCGGCGAATCCGTCCCGGTACCGAAGGAACCCGACGACGAGGTGTTCGGCGGCACGATCAACGAGAGCGGGAGCCTTGAAATCGAAGTCACTCGGCAGGCCCACGAATCGGCGATCAGCCGCCTTATCACCATGGTCGAAGAAGCCCAGAGCGAGAAAGCCCCGACACAGCGGCTCATCGACCAGCTCGAACAACCGTACGTCCTCGGGGTGTTCGGGCTCACAATCGCAGCTATCGCAATTCCACTCGCGCTCGGAAGTGAGTTCACGGGGACGTTCTACCGCGCGATGACGCTCATGGTCGCCGCCTCGCCGTGTGCGGTCATCATCTCGACGCCCGCGGCAGTCCTCTCAGCAATCGCCTCCGGTGGCAGGCAGGGCGTGCTGTTCAAGGGAGGCGAACACGTCGAGACAGCAGCGAATATCGACGCAGTCGCCTTCGACAAGACCGGCACACTCACACAGGGCGACACGCAGTTGACCGACGTATTCGTCCGTGATAGTGCGGGGGACGAGACACTAACCGAGGACTCGCTTCTCTCGCTCGCGGCCGCAGTGCAGGCCCGCTCGGAGCATCATCTCGCTCGTGCGACCGTGGCGGCGGCAGACGAACGATCACTCGACACACCCGACGCCGCACGGTTTCAGTCGGTAGCCGGGAAGGGGGTTCGAGCTGACGTCGGCGAGGAAACCATCCATATCGGGAACCGAAGCTACTTCCAGACAGTTCTCGGAGACGAATCAGTCGACGGTCTCAAACCCGGCCTCAGCCGGCTCGAAACCTTAGAGGAAGAGGGAAAAACGAGCGTCCTCGTTGCCCGAGAGAGTCACGTCGACATCAGCGTCTTGGGGTGGCTTGCGTTCACCGATACCGTTCGCCCTGACGCGGCCGAGATGATCGACAAGCTCCGATCGCTCGGCGTGGAGCATATCGTCATGCTGACGGGCGATAACGAGCGCGTCGCACAGCGCATTGCCGACGAGGTCGGCATCGACGAAGTCCAGGCGGAACTGCTACCGGAAGAGAAAGTGGCGACTATCGAAGAGCTGGTCGAACAACACGAGAACGTAGCGATGGTCGGTGACGGTGTTAACGATGCCCCAGCCCTCGCCACAGCGACCCTCGGCATCGCGATGGGGGGTGCAGGGACTGATGTCGCGCTCGATACTGCTGATGTGGTACTGATGGGCGATGATCTCAGCAAGATTCCCTACGTACTCGGCCTCGGCCGCAGGACTCGCCGAACACTCACCATCAATCTCGCCATCGCCTTCGGCGCGATTGCACTCATGGTCGGTACGATCCTCCTCCGTGGAATCCCGCTCCCGCTTGCCGTAGTCGGACACGAGGGGTCAACGGTTCTCGTCTCGCTAAACGGCCTTCGGTTGCTCGGCTTTCGTGGATGA
- a CDS encoding alpha/beta hydrolase family protein, producing the protein MPDLVERIIAVEPVGAPTDPQTVAEMGGDAPFMGVYGDYVDERGQTGRKEATQTTAEFAGETSPASTLLSLPDEGISGNTHLMMQDDNNGEIADRIVSWISD; encoded by the coding sequence GTGCCAGACCTCGTTGAACGGATCATCGCAGTTGAGCCGGTCGGTGCGCCGACTGACCCGCAAACTGTAGCGGAGATGGGTGGTGATGCACCGTTTATGGGTGTGTATGGCGATTATGTCGACGAGCGCGGACAGACTGGTCGCAAGGAAGCGACCCAGACAACTGCAGAGTTCGCAGGAGAGACAAGTCCCGCATCGACGCTACTTAGCCTTCCGGATGAAGGGATATCCGGAAATACACATCTCATGATGCAAGACGACAATAACGGTGAAATCGCTGATCGAATTGTCTCCTGGATCAGTGACTAA
- a CDS encoding ArsR/SmtB family transcription factor: protein MRQLLWWLIGGSRGGRNRLRILRALNDQPRNTNQLSNDLDLNYKTVQHHLEVLEESNIVTTEGDNYGQMYFLSDRMMNNLDIMEDVAEQAGVDDDS, encoded by the coding sequence ATGCGGCAGTTGCTCTGGTGGCTCATTGGTGGGTCTCGTGGAGGCCGCAATCGGCTTCGTATCCTCCGCGCACTCAACGACCAGCCACGAAACACCAACCAATTGTCGAATGACCTAGATTTGAACTACAAAACAGTGCAGCACCACCTCGAAGTCCTCGAAGAGAGCAATATCGTGACCACGGAGGGCGACAATTACGGGCAGATGTACTTTCTCTCAGACCGAATGATGAACAACCTCGACATCATGGAAGACGTGGCGGAACAGGCCGGAGTTGATGATGATTCGTAA
- a CDS encoding ParA family protein, producing the protein MITTVVYAESGGTYKTTMTANLAVAFKRMGLDVLVIDLDPQTGNLTSLFDVGENRGNPDADNLVKHILEMPDGDFDDLIETAEEGVDVIPSHDMLGDFTSNLEQKISYETGMKGISRDEYPRFELLYNLLWEQEQLNEKYDAVLIDPNARAEDLLYNAIYALRTLVAPVKPAGKGSLSLDGLEEMVGNMETALDIEIGLSCVVPSGVGQTNAHKQYRDQFENTDAFATPVSIGSRESLMDAMWEARGSAFKVVEERWKTYEEDGEMVSKKGERRVPDRELQTLDKLWQLAGFIATETFDVDIDHELVLDIDDYGTETVEFDLPAEPEVAD; encoded by the coding sequence ATGATAACGACCGTCGTCTACGCTGAATCCGGGGGGACGTACAAAACGACTATGACAGCGAATCTCGCGGTCGCATTCAAGCGGATGGGACTTGATGTTCTCGTGATTGACTTGGACCCGCAGACTGGGAATCTTACCTCACTCTTCGACGTCGGAGAAAACCGTGGCAACCCGGACGCAGACAATCTCGTAAAACACATTCTCGAAATGCCTGATGGAGACTTTGATGACCTCATCGAGACCGCTGAGGAGGGCGTCGACGTCATTCCGAGCCACGACATGCTTGGGGATTTCACCTCAAATCTTGAGCAGAAGATTTCCTACGAAACTGGAATGAAGGGGATTTCTCGCGATGAATACCCCCGCTTTGAGTTACTATACAATCTTCTCTGGGAGCAGGAGCAATTAAACGAAAAGTACGACGCGGTCCTCATCGACCCCAACGCACGCGCTGAAGACCTCCTCTACAATGCTATCTACGCGCTTCGAACACTGGTGGCGCCCGTCAAGCCAGCTGGAAAGGGGAGTCTCAGCCTTGATGGCCTTGAGGAGATGGTCGGAAACATGGAGACTGCGTTGGACATCGAAATCGGGCTTTCGTGCGTGGTTCCATCCGGAGTCGGCCAGACGAACGCCCACAAGCAGTATCGCGATCAGTTCGAAAATACAGACGCCTTCGCAACGCCAGTCTCCATTGGGTCACGAGAAAGTTTGATGGACGCCATGTGGGAAGCCCGTGGCTCTGCATTCAAAGTAGTAGAGGAGCGGTGGAAGACCTACGAGGAAGACGGCGAGATGGTCTCGAAGAAAGGGGAGCGTAGAGTTCCCGACCGTGAACTCCAGACGCTTGATAAACTTTGGCAACTGGCGGGTTTCATTGCGACTGAGACGTTCGACGTCGACATTGATCATGAACTCGTCTTAGATATTGACGATTATGGAACCGAGACCGTAGAGTTCGACCTTCCCGCTGAACCGGAGGTGGCTGACTAA
- a CDS encoding universal stress protein, which yields MPVNVLIAFDGSPLSERALTYAIETFPDAPITSIYVINPLDSVIDVEAGGLPVAEDWYDNAKERATRIHATATDLAAERDTELVTVTEVGKPARAILKYADDHDVNQIVMGSHGRSGIDRALLGSVAETVTRRARIPVTIIS from the coding sequence ATGCCTGTCAACGTTCTCATCGCCTTCGACGGCTCCCCGCTTTCAGAGCGGGCGCTCACATACGCTATCGAGACCTTCCCGGACGCTCCCATCACCTCGATTTACGTTATCAATCCTCTCGACTCCGTTATCGATGTGGAGGCTGGCGGCTTACCAGTTGCCGAGGACTGGTACGACAATGCCAAAGAACGAGCAACCAGAATCCACGCGACGGCCACGGACCTCGCGGCGGAACGTGATACCGAACTCGTTACCGTCACGGAAGTCGGAAAACCGGCACGAGCAATCCTCAAATACGCTGACGACCACGATGTCAATCAGATCGTCATGGGCAGCCACGGCCGCTCAGGAATCGACCGTGCACTTCTCGGGAGCGTTGCCGAGACAGTTACCCGCCGAGCGCGAATCCCGGTAACGATCATCAGCTGA
- a CDS encoding DUF7437 domain-containing protein: protein MSKAAGDPERAINGLLSIAQLLEEPRLARLYTFVLREGEVIIDDIVAVLEIPRTTAYSDMGTLVDLGVVTRDEAQKTHTYSTVPITLTADLDGDEYTVTPTLIEAVGRSPHDQDLNLLLERYGLGKLAAALTYAIPYTNDEMSERVAARELDLQQALAIAVLHALQDVVQHMEAVDPYFEDIRNARDQLPSAED from the coding sequence ATGTCGAAAGCCGCCGGGGACCCAGAACGGGCTATCAATGGTCTGCTGTCGATTGCACAACTGCTGGAAGAGCCACGCTTGGCCCGGCTCTACACGTTCGTCCTTCGTGAGGGTGAAGTGATTATCGACGATATCGTCGCTGTGTTAGAGATCCCCCGCACGACAGCGTACTCGGATATGGGGACGCTCGTCGACCTCGGTGTCGTGACCCGAGATGAAGCGCAGAAGACGCACACGTACTCTACTGTCCCGATTACGCTCACTGCAGATTTGGACGGTGACGAGTATACCGTCACTCCCACTCTCATCGAGGCTGTCGGTCGCTCACCACACGACCAAGACCTCAACCTCCTCTTGGAGAGATATGGGCTCGGCAAACTCGCGGCTGCGCTTACGTATGCCATTCCCTATACCAACGACGAGATGTCTGAACGAGTCGCAGCTCGAGAGCTTGATCTACAGCAGGCCCTCGCTATTGCGGTCTTGCATGCGCTTCAGGATGTGGTTCAACACATGGAAGCCGTTGATCCATACTTCGAGGATATTCGGAACGCTCGTGACCAACTACCATCAGCGGAGGACTAA
- a CDS encoding twitching motility protein PilT — protein MTGVPANATVLNTTVLSNFAQVDHIELIADLLRLVTVPAVQMELTEGVETHRYLERAVTALEEEIPVIEASAEAHQIEQSLLEMLDPGEAQALAVADDTDGTIVTDDGDACATANQRGIELTGSIGLLARSVEDDRITATTADTHLKRWIDEAGFHSPARDFDAFLDD, from the coding sequence ATGACAGGTGTGCCTGCTAATGCGACGGTTCTCAATACAACTGTTCTCTCGAACTTCGCGCAGGTGGATCATATCGAACTCATAGCGGACCTGCTACGACTCGTCACGGTTCCTGCTGTCCAGATGGAACTCACTGAAGGTGTTGAAACCCATCGCTATCTCGAACGTGCAGTAACTGCGCTTGAAGAAGAAATTCCCGTCATTGAGGCATCAGCGGAGGCGCACCAAATCGAGCAGTCCCTCTTGGAAATGCTTGATCCGGGTGAGGCTCAAGCACTGGCAGTTGCAGACGACACTGATGGAACGATCGTCACTGATGATGGTGATGCATGTGCGACTGCGAATCAACGGGGCATCGAACTAACTGGTTCGATTGGGCTGCTTGCCCGTTCTGTTGAGGATGATCGAATTACAGCAACGACTGCAGACACGCATCTTAAACGCTGGATTGATGAGGCTGGGTTCCACTCACCTGCTCGGGATTTCGATGCGTTCCTTGACGACTAG
- a CDS encoding UPF0175 family protein: protein MSRTTATIPDDLTDLMEGAVKAGIFENKSDAIRHVLREYFEEHENARVAAAVSLYEEERITLGTAARLAGFNRFEMRDILREEGVELRFGPEDMDAARDEIDVARNLE, encoded by the coding sequence ATGTCTCGAACCACTGCCACCATTCCGGATGATCTAACGGACCTCATGGAGGGGGCGGTCAAAGCGGGCATCTTCGAAAATAAGAGCGACGCGATCCGCCATGTACTCCGTGAATACTTCGAAGAACACGAGAATGCACGGGTTGCGGCTGCTGTCTCATTGTATGAAGAGGAACGAATTACGCTTGGGACTGCTGCTCGGCTTGCTGGGTTTAACCGCTTCGAGATGCGAGACATCCTGCGTGAGGAGGGTGTTGAACTTCGATTTGGACCGGAGGATATGGATGCCGCACGCGATGAAATAGACGTGGCTCGGAATCTCGAATGA